In Camelina sativa cultivar DH55 chromosome 16, Cs, whole genome shotgun sequence, a single window of DNA contains:
- the LOC104753187 gene encoding uncharacterized protein LOC104753187 — translation MSDMFLGDYAKQCEIPAGEVLEKIRSNLTSFGHRGPLSLRAYGDLTGHDFPAGDIKLNHFPAGHRYAGQKKMLEDLVSWSAEHPEPCTLMLILGDTSHEFVEIVGRLKSTKNYQVLLIQPGDDDPIDQSGSVDNNNMRNRKKRRRCTCTCRGRSFSLGVAYKLKMKCRRCRIKKSKSPKVEKQSGRCRERSSVAKPNGDECSGNLQFPLFHRSARTALLGIPIDRSPLKESLIRPSLHQRSDQKRHFRPFPSFTIIQSDNRAPSNSR, via the exons ATGTCTGATATGTTCCTCGGCGATTACGCAA AACAGTGCGAGATCCCTGCTGGTGAGGTTTTGGAGAAAATAAGATCGAATCTTACGAGTTTTGGTCATCGTGGTCCTCTCTCATTAAGGGCTTATGGTGATTTAACTGGTCATGACTTTCCAGCTGGAGACATTAAGCTCAATCACTTCCCCGCag gaCACAGATACGCGGGACAGAAAAAGATGCTTGAAGACCTTGTTTCATGGTCAGCTGAACATCCAGAACCGTGTACTTTGATGCTAATATTGGGAGACACCTCTCATGAGTTCGTCGAGATTGTTGGACGTTTGAAATCCACGAAAAATTACCAAGTTCTCCTAATTCAACCGGGTGATGATGATCCTATCGACCAAAGCGGAAGTGTGGACAATAATAATATGCGGAACCGGAAGAAACGTCGTCGTTGTACTTGCACTTGTAGAGGAAGAAGCTTCTCACTCGGTGTTGCCTATAAGCTGAAGATGAAGTGTAGGAGATGTCGtataaaaaaatcgaaatcaCCTAAAGTTGAAAAGCAAAGCGGAAGGTGTAGGGAGCGAAGCAGTGTTGCAAAACCCAATGGAGACGAATGCA GTGGTAATCTTCAGTTCCCTCTTTTCCATAGATCCGCCAGGACTGCACTTTTGGGAATACCTATAGACAGATCCCCACTCAAGGAGTCGCTCATTCGCCCTAGCTTACACCAACGATCTGACCAGAAGCGACACTTTCGTCCATTTCCTAGCTTCACCATTATCCAAAG
- the LOC104753189 gene encoding uncharacterized protein LOC104753189 has protein sequence MSNVTKLTTSNYLMWSRQVQTLLDGYDLVPFLDPATAKPDSTIITNGVTTANPAFTIWKRQDKLIYITLLGAISTSVQPLLSRASTDADIWTTLTTTYTNLSRGHIRQLKQQLDESHEDQIDYILGGHPEDYKSIVDQTEARDTPPTLPELHEKLLNHEVKLLASAPAAPPSFPISANFTNHHRRPFSKFNNHHPVQSQSTWHNSPQNDNRRSPRPYLGRYQICGTQGHSTKRCPQFQSP, from the exons ATGTCAAATGTGACCAAACTCACCACCTCCAACTACCTTATGTGGAGCCGCCAAGTTCAAACTCTTCTTGATGGCTATGATCTTGTCCCTTTTTTGGATCCAGCTACCGCCAAACCAGACTCCACCATCATCACAAATGGTGTCACCACTGCCAATCCTGCCTTCACCATATGGAAGCGTCAGGATAAGCTGATCTACATCACTCTCCTTGGAGCTATCTCCACCTCTGTTCAACCTCTTCTCTCTCGTGCCTCAACCGATGCTGACATCTGGACCACCCTGACCACCACCTACACCAACCTTAGCAGAGGCCATATTCGTCAACTCAAACAACAACTTGACG AGTCGCATGAAGATCAGATCGACTACATACTTGGTGGTCACCCTGAAGACTACAAGTCCATTGTTGACCAGACTGAAGCCCGTGACACTCCACCTACGCTCCCGGAGCTTCACGAAAAGCTTCTCAACCATGAGGTTAAGCTGCTTGCCTCTGCTCCTGCTGCTCCTCCCTCATTTCCGATCTCTGCAAACTTCACCAACCACCATAGACGTCCCTTTTCCAAGTTCAACAATCACCACCCCGTCCAGTCACAATCCACATGGCACAACTCACCGCAAAATGACAACCGCCGCTCTCCTCGTCCATACCTTGGTCGTTATCAGATCTGTGGCACACAAGGTCATTCTACCAAGCGATGTCCACAGTTCCAGTCTCCCTAG
- the LOC104749120 gene encoding uncharacterized protein LOC104749120, which yields MPSLSLSIPFLFLAFCLIGLQAADDLPDRSGGGVCPGGSDPGGCPINCFRADPVCGADGVTYWCGCPDAACHGARVVKTGACDTGNAGSASVPGQALLLIHIVWLFLLGLSLLVGVF from the coding sequence ATGCCTTCGTTATCACTGAGCATTCCTTTCCTTTTCTTAGCTTTCTGCTTGATCGGTTTACAAGCCGCCGATGATCTCCCAGACAGATCCGGCGGCGGCGTGTGCCCCGGGGGTTCTGATCCGGGTGGATGCCCAATTAACTGTTTCCGGGCGGATCCGGTATGTGGAGCCGATGGAGTAACGTACTGGTGCGGTTGTCCTGACGCAGCTTGTCACGGCGCTCGTGTAGTCAAAACAGGAGCTTGTGACACAGGTAATGCTGGAAGTGCTTCTGTTCCAGGGCAAGCTTTGTTATTGATTCATATTGTTTGGCTTTTCTTGCTCGGGCTCTCTCTTCTCGTTGGTGTCTTCTGA
- the LOC109129421 gene encoding uncharacterized protein LOC109129421, producing MAELGNGIDLISFCFRADPVCGADGVTYWCGCPDAACHGARVVKTGACDTGNAGSASVPGQALLLIHIVWLFLLGLSLLVGVF from the exons ATGGCGGAGTTAGGGAATGGAATTGATCTTATTTCTTT CTGTTTCCGGGCGGATCCGGTATGTGGAGCCGATGGAGTAACGTACTGGTGCGGTTGTCCTGACGCAGCTTGTCACGGCGCCCGTGTAGTCAAAACAGGAGCTTGTGACACAGGTAATGCTGGAAGTGCTTCTGTTCCAGGGCAAGCTTTGTTATTGATTCATATTGTTTGGCTTTTCTTGCTCGGGCTCTCTCTTCTCGTTGGTGTCTTCTGA
- the LOC104753188 gene encoding uncharacterized protein LOC104753188 gives MSSIPKEPEQVMKLRDGSVLGKKTILKSDHFPGCQNKRMTPQIEGAPNYRQADSLRVHGVAIPTAVGIRNVLRHIGAHKDGKQVKVLWISLREEPVVYINGRPFVLRDVEKPFTNLEYTGINRVRVEQMEARLKEDILMEASRYGNKILVTDELPDGQMVDQWEPVSTDSLKTLLEVYEELQAEGYLVDYERVPITDEKSPKETDFDLLIRKISQADINTEIIFNCQMGRGRTTTGMVIATLVYFKRTGASDQGFPRNNSFGRIFKAGENITVNLPNSEEAIRRGEYAVVRSLIRVLEGGVEGKRQVDKVIDKCASMQNLREAIATYRSSILRQPDEKKREAALSFFVEYLERYYFLICFAVYIHSEGAFLQSGSFGHVSFADWMRARPELYSILRRLLRRDPMGALGYAAMKPSLTKIAESTDGRPHEMSVVAALRSGAVLGSQTVLKSDHSPGCQILNLPERVEGAPNFREVPGFPVYGVANPTIDGIRSVIXCVSDHLPYRYGNKILVTDELPDGQMVDQWEPVSTDSLKTLLEVYEELQAEGYLVDYERVPITDEKSPKETDFDLLIRKISQADINTEIIFNCQMGRGRTTTGMVIATLVYFKRTGASDQGFPRNNSFGRIFKAGENITVNLPNSEEAIRRGEYAVVRSLIRVLEGGVEGKRQVDKVIDKCASMQNLREAIATYRSSILRQPDEKKREAALSFFVEYLERYYFLICFAVYIHSEGAFLQSGSFGHVSFADWMRARPELYSILRRLLRRDPMGALGYAAMKPSLTKIAESTDGRPHEMSVVAALRSGAVLGSQTVLKSDHSPGCQILNLPERVEGAPNFREVPGFPVYGVANPTIDGIRSVIDRVGSSRGGRPVFWHNMREEPVIYINGKPFVLREVERPYKNMLEYTGIDRDRVEGMEARLKEDILREAKRYDGAIMVIHETKDGQIFDLWENVDTDSVQTPLEVYKCLEADGFPIKYARVPITDGKAPKSSDFDTLTSNIASASKDTAFVFNCQMGRGRTTTGTVIACLVKLRINYGRPIKVLYDVLTHEIVDEDSSSGGEESGSNNAEERPRNSGRRSEEEQGRAFGMDDILLLWKITRLFDNGVESREALDAVIDRCSALQNIREAVLQYRKVFNQQHVEPRVRSAALKRGAEYLERYFRLIAFAAYLGSKAFDGFFVEGESKVTFKNWLHQRPEVQAMKWSIRLRPGRFFTIPEELRAQHESQHGDAVMESIVNERSGSVLGKGSILKMYFFPGQRTSSRLQINGAPHVYKVDRYPVYSMATPTISGAKKMLAYLGTKLKEEGGVSTERIVITDLREEAVVYINGTPFVLRELSKPVDTLKHVGITGAVVESIEIRLKEDILSEVRETGGRMLLHREEYSPASNESRVIGYWENIQPDNVKTPAEVYAALKDENFNITYQRIPLTREKDALASDVDAIQYCKDDSAGSYLFVSHTGFGGVSYAMAITCLLLQPGQNFISTPTLTTNSATLEEDNSTSWACDEEALSMGDYRDILSLIRVLSHGPQSKSDVDGIVELCAGAGHLREDIVYYSKELNKLPITKDENRSYIMDMGVKALRRYFYLITFRSYLYCTSPEEMKFLDWMKSRPELGHLCHNLRIDK, from the exons ATGTCGTCGATACCGAAGGAGCCAGAGCAGGTGATGAAGCTGAGAGATGGATCGGTACTTGGGAAGAAGACGATTCTTAAGAGTGACCATTTCCCTGGTTGCCAGAACAAGCGTATGACTCCTCAGATCGAAGGCGCTCCCAATTACCGTCAg GCTGATTCACTACGTGTACATGGGGTTGCAATCCCTACCGCTGTTGGTATACGAAATGTTCTTAGGCACATTGGAGCTCACAAGGACGGGAAACAAGTTAAAGTTCTTTGGATTAGTCTTAGGGAGGAACCG GTAGTTTACATAAATGGGCGACCGTTTGTTCTACGTGATGTGGAGAAACCGTTCACCAATCTTGAATACACG GGAATCAACAGGGTTAGGGTAGAGCAAATGGAAGCACGGTTAAAAGAAGATATTCTCATGGAGGCATCGAG ATATGGGAATAAGATACTTGTCACCGATGAACTGCCAGATGGTCAGATGGTTGACCAGTGGGAGCCAGTCTCTACTGATTCTTTAAAGACACTGCTTGAG GTGTACGAGGAACTGCAGGCTGAAGGATACCTTGTCGACTATGAACGTGTTCCTATAACAGATGAAAAGTCACCAAAAGAAACAGATTTTGATCTGTTG ATTAGGAAGATATCTCAGGCTGACATTAATACGGAGATCATTTTCAATTGTCAAATGGGACGTGGACGTACTACGACTGGAATGGTGATTGCAACCCTGGTCTATTTCAAACGTACTGGAGCATCAG ATCAAGGATTCCCAAGAAACAACTCTTTTGGGAGAATCTTTAAAGCTGGCGAAAATATTACTGTTAACCTGCCGAATTCGGAGGAGGCAATTCGTAGAGGGGAATATGCGGTCGTTAGAAGTTTAATTAGAGTCTTAGAG GGTGGTGTAGAAGGTAAAAGGCAAGTTGATAAAGTCATCGACAAATGTGCATCCATGCAG AATTTACGAGAGGCAATTGCAACCTATCGCAGTAGTATTTTGCGTCAACCCgatgaaaagaagagagaggcaGCACTCTCATTTTTTGTTGAGTACTTGGAGAGATATTACTTCCTTATATGCTTTGCTGTATATATTCATTCAGAGGGTGCTTTCCTCCAATCTGGTTCGTTTGGCCACGTCAGTTTTGCTGATTGGATGCGAGCTAGGCCAGAGCTCTATAGCATTCTTCGCAG GTTGCTCAGAAGAGATCCGATGGGTGCCCTTGGATATGCAGCTATGAAGCCTTCTTTGACAAAGATTGCAGAATCTACTGATGGGCGCCCTCACGAGATGAGCGTCGTTGCTGCGCTTAGAAGTGGGGCAGTTCTGGGAAGTCAAACTGTTCTAAAGAGCGATCATAGTCCTGGCTGTCAAATTTTAAATCTACCAGAGAGGGTGGAAGGAGCTCCGAATTTCAGGGAGGTTCCAGGATTTCCAGTATATGGTGTTGCTAATCCAACTATAGATGGTATTCGATCTGTCATTGANTGTGTATCTGATCATTTGCCTTACAGATATGGGAATAAGATACTTGTCACCGATGAACTGCCAGATGGTCAGATGGTTGACCAGTGGGAGCCAGTCTCTACTGATTCTTTAAAGACACTGCTTGAG GTGTACGAGGAACTGCAGGCTGAAGGATACCTTGTCGACTATGAACGTGTTCCTATAACAGATGAAAAGTCACCAAAAGAAACAGATTTTGATCTGTTG ATTAGGAAGATATCTCAGGCTGACATTAATACGGAGATCATTTTCAATTGTCAAATGGGACGTGGACGTACTACGACTGGAATGGTGATTGCAACCCTGGTCTATTTCAAACGTACTGGAGCATCAG ATCAAGGATTCCCAAGAAACAACTCTTTTGGGAGAATCTTTAAAGCTGGCGAAAATATTACTGTTAACCTGCCGAATTCGGAGGAGGCAATTCGTAGAGGGGAATATGCGGTCGTTAGAAGTTTAATTAGAGTCTTAGAG GGTGGTGTAGAAGGTAAAAGGCAAGTTGATAAAGTCATCGACAAATGTGCATCCATGCAG AATTTACGAGAGGCAATTGCAACCTATCGCAGTAGTATTTTGCGTCAACCCgatgaaaagaagagagaggcaGCACTCTCATTTTTTGTTGAGTACTTGGAGAGATATTACTTCCTTATATGCTTTGCTGTATATATTCATTCAGAGGGTGCTTTCCTCCAATCTGGTTCGTTTGGCCACGTCAGTTTTGCTGATTGGATGCGAGCTAGGCCAGAGCTCTATAGCATTCTTCGCAG GTTGCTCAGAAGAGATCCGATGGGTGCCCTTGGATATGCAGCTATGAAGCCTTCTTTGACAAAGATTGCAGAATCTACTGATGGGCGCCCTCACGAGATGAGCGTCGTTGCTGCGCTTAGAAGTGGGGCAGTTCTGGGAAGTCAAACTGTTCTAAAGAGCGATCATAGTCCTGGCTGTCAAATTTTAAATCTACCAGAGAGGGTGGAAGGAGCTCCGAATTTCAGGGAGGTTCCAGGATTTCCAGTATATGGTGTTGCTAATCCAACTATAGATGGTATTCGATCTGTCATTGATAGGGTTGGGAGTTCTAGAGGTGGTCGGCCAGTTTTCTGGCACAATATGAGAGAAGAACCTGTTATCTATATCAACGGGAAACCATTCGTTCTACGTGAAGTTGAAAGACCGTATAAGAACATGCTAGAATATACG GGAATTGATCGAGATAGAGTTGAAGGAATGGAGGCTCGTCTAAAAGAGGATATTCTAAGAGAAGCTAAGCGATACGACGGTGCAATAATGGTCATTCATGAAACTAAAGATGGACAGATTTTTGACTTATGGGAAAATGTGGATACTGATTCTGTTCAAACACCCCTCGAGGTCTACAAATGTTTAGAGGCTGATGGTTTTCCTATTAAGTATGCACGCGTACCTATAACTGATGGTAAAGCGCCCAAAAGCTCAGACTTTGACACGTTGACATCTAATATTGCTTCTGCTTCCAAAGACACTGCCTTTGTCTTCAATTGCCAG ATGGGGAGAGGTAGAACAACAACTGGAACTGTCATTGCATGTCTAGTGAAGCTCCGCATCAATTATGGGAGACCTATCAAGGTACTTTATGATGTTCTGACCCATGAAATTGTGGATGAAGATTCCTCAAGTGGTGGTGAAGAAAGTGGAAGTAATAACGCTGAAGAAAGACCTCGTAATTCAGGACGAAGAAGTGAGGAGGAACAAGGTCGTGCATTTGGAATGGATGACATCCTTTTGCTGTGGAAAATTACTAGGTTATTCGATAATGGAGTTGAATCCCGTGAGGCGTTAGATGCTGTGATTGATAGATGTTCTGCATTGCAAAATATTCGTGAAGCTGTTCTGCAGTACAGGAAGGTTTTCAACCAACAACATGTTGAGCCACGAGTAAGGAGTGCTGCCTTGAAACGTGGCGCTGAATACTTGGAGAGATACTTCCGTTTGATTGCCTTTGCAGCCTACTTAGGAAGCAAAGCTTTTGATGGATTCTTTGTGGAAGGAGAATCTAAGGTGACGTTCAAGAATTGGTTGCATCAGAGGCCCGAGGTGCAAGCAATGAAGTGGAGCATAAGGCTAAGACCTGGACGATTTTTTACCATTCCT GAGGAACTGCGGGCACAACATGAATCGCAACATGGAGATGCAGTCATGGAGTCAATTGTCAACGAACGGAGTGGTTCTGTCTTGGGAAAAGGTTCTATTCTTAAAATGTACTTTTTTCCTGGCCAAAGAACTTCAAGTCGCTTGCAAATCAACGGTGCACCTCATGTATACAAG GTCGATAGATACCCTGTTTATAGCATGGCAACTCCCACAATTTCAGGCGCTAAAAAGATGCTCGCCTATTTAGGCACCAAACTAAAGGAAGAAGGTGGGGTTTCAACAGAGAGGATAGTAATAACAGACTTGAGAGAAGAAGCAGTAGTTTACATCAATGGAACTCCTTTTGTCTTGAGAGAATTGAGTAAACCTGTTGATACCCTTAAGCATGTTGGAATAACGGGTGCAGTG GTAGAAAGCATAGAAATACGGTTAAAAGAAGATATATTGTCTGAAGTTCGAGAGACTGGAGGTCGAATGCTATTGCATCGAGAAGAATACAGCCCAGCATCAAATGAATCTCGGGTTATTGGATACTGGGAGAATATTCAACCAGATAATGTGAAGACACCTGCAGAAGTATATGCTGCTCTGAAAGATGAAAATTTCAACATAACGTACCAAAGAATACCTTTAACCAGAGAAAAAGACGCATTAGCTTCTGATGTAGACGCAATCCAGTACTGTAAAGACGA TTCTGCTGGGAGTTACTTGTTTGTATCGCACACCGGTTTTGGAGGTGTTTCGTATGCAATGGCCATTACTTGTCTCCTACTTCAACCTGGTCAGAACTTCATATCAACACCAACACTAACCACAAATTCTGCTACCTTAGAAGAAGATAATTCGACTTCATGGGCTTGTGATGAAGAAGCATTGAGTATGGGAGATTACCGTGAC ATACTGAGTCTCATAAGAGTGCTATCTCATGGTCCGCAAAGCAAATCAGACGTAGATGGAATAGTCGAATT GTGTGCTGGTGCAGGACATTTGAGAGAAGACATCGTTTACTACAGTAAAGAACTGAACAAGCTTCCAATTACAAAAGATGAAAACCGTTCGTACATCATGGACATGGGTGTTAAAGCCTTAAG GCGTTACTTTTACCTGATAACATTCAGATCATACCTCTACTGCACGTCGCCTGAAGAAATGAAATTCTTGGATTGGATGAAGTCACGGCCGGAACTTGGACATCTCTGTCATAACCTCAGGATAGATAAATAA
- the LOC104749117 gene encoding germin-like protein subfamily 2 member 4 isoform X2, with translation MNSRCYSFFFALLSSLTVIALAYDPDTLQDLCVADHTSGIKVNGFTCKPESNITASDFFFAGIGKPAVVNSTAWSAVTGANVEKIAGLNTLGVSLARIDYAPGGLNPPHTHPRATEVIFVLEGELDVGFVTTANKLFAKTVKKGEVFVFPRGLIHYQKNNDKAKPASVISAFNSQLPGTQSIAATLFTATPTIPDHVLTTAFQIGTKEIEKIKTKFAPKKV, from the exons ATGAACTCGAGATGTTATAGCTTCTTCTTTGCTCTGTTATCATCTCTCACTGTGATTGCTCTTGCTTACGATCCTGATACGCTTCAAGATCTATGCGTTGCAGATCACACTTCAG GGATCAAAGTGAATGGTTTCACGTGTAAACCGGAATCAAACATCACCGCCTCAGATTTTTTCTTCGCCGGGATCGGAAAACCCGCCGTCGTTAACAGCACAGCCTGGTCCGCCGTCACGGGAGCAAACGTAGAGAAGATCGCAGGGCTCAACACGCTCGGAGTCTCGCTCGCGCGTATAGACTACGCGCCTGGAGGTTTAAACCCGCCGCACACGCATCCACGCGCCACCGAAGTGATCTTCGTATTGGAAGGCGAGCTAGACGTCGGGTTCGTGACGACGGCGAACAAGCTATTCGCTAAGACGGTGAAGAAAGGAGAAGTTTTCGTATTCCCGAGAGGGTTGATTCATTACCAGAAGAACAACGACAAAGCCAAACCGGCGTCGGTGATCTCGGCGTTCAACAGTCAGTTACCGGGAACACAATCGATCGCCGCCACGCTGTTCACGGCCACTCCTACGATTCCGGATCACGTTTTAACGACGGCGTTTCAGATCGGGACTAAAGAAATCGAAAAGATCAAAACCAAGTTCGCTCCCAAAAAAGTCTAA
- the LOC104749118 gene encoding uncharacterized protein LOC104749118 gives MATGLALNRCSISVCRTADTLLNRPTVSVVRNLKFSRRLIGNCSTVANPFVVVADDDKYGNKQVISLTPRLYDYVISNVREPKILRQLREETSKMRGSQMQVSPDQAQLLAMLVQILGAERCIEVGVYTGYSSLAVALVLPESGCLVACDRDSNSLEVAKRYYDLAGVSHKVNVKHGLAAESLKSMIQNGEGSSYDFAFVDADKRMYQDYFELLLQLVRVGGVIVMDNVLWHGRVADPMVNDAKTISIRNFNKKLMDDKRISISMVPIGDGMTICRKR, from the exons ATGGCGACCGGTTTAGCTCTGAATCGCTGTTCGATTTCGGTATGTAGAACGGCCGATACTTTACTTAACCGGCCAACGGTCTCCGTCGTCAGGAATTTGAAATTCAGCCGTCGGCTAATCGGGAACTGCTCGACGGTGGCAAATCCTTTTGTTGTTGTGGCGGATGACGACAAGTACGGTAACAAACAGGTCATCAGTCTCACTCCTCGCCTTTACGACTATGTCATCTCCAACGTACGTGAGCCTAAG attttGAGGCAACTCCGGGAAGAGACTTCCAAAATGCGAGGTAGTCAAATGCAG GTGTCGCCTGATCAAGCACAATTGCTTGCAATGCTTGTACAGATTCTTGGAGCAGAAAGATGTATTGAAGTTGGAGTTTACACG GGGTATTCTTCATTGGCTGTGGCGTTAGTTCTACCAGAATCAGGGTGTCTTGTTGCCTGTGATAGAGATTCGAACTCTCTTGAAGTTGCTAAGAGGTACTACGACCTTGCTGGTGTCTCTCACAAG GTTAATGTGAAACATGGTCTTGCAGCTGAATCATTGAAATCCATGATTCAGAACGGTGAAGGATCCAG CTATGACTTTGCATTTGTCGATGCTGATAAGAGGATGTATCAAGACTACTTCGAATTGCTTCTTCAACTT GTCAGAGTTGGTGGAGTCATTGTGATGGATAATGTTCTTTGGCATGGACGAGTTGCGGATCCTATG GTGAATGATGCAAAGACCATCAGCATTAGGAATTTCAACAAGAAGTTAATGGATGATAAACGTATAAGCATCAGTATG GTACCAATCGGGGATGGCATGACGATATGCCGCAAGAGATAA
- the LOC104749121 gene encoding B3 domain-containing transcription factor NGA2-like, producing the protein MMMNQEEEKPINEEASSSMEREHMFDKVVTPSDVGKLNRLVIPKQHAERYFPLDNSTSNDSNKGLLLNFEDRSGNSWRFRYSYWNSSQSYVMTKGWSRFVKDKKLDAGDIVSFQRDSGNKDKLYIDWRRRPKIPDHHHHHHHHQASYHHQFAGAMFPRFYTFPHPQMPANYESHNLYHRFHQRDLGIGYYVRSMERTNPTAVIESVPVMMQRRAQVASRGEKRLRLFGVDMECGGGGGGGGSVNSTEEESSSSGGSIPRGSVSMVGAGSLLQLRLVSSDDESLVAMEAASLEDHHFFTKKGKSSLSFDLDT; encoded by the coding sequence atgatgatgaatcaagaagaagagaaacctaTTAATGAAGAAGCTTCTTCATCGATGGAGAGAGAACACATGTTCGACAAAGTAGTAACACCAAGCGACGTTGGTAAACTAAACCGACTCGTGATCCCGAAGCAACACGCGGAGAGATACTTCCCTTTAGACAACTCCACATCAAACGACAGCAACAAAGGGTTGCTTCTAAACTTCGAAGATCGAAGCGGAAACTCATGGAGGTTTCGTTACTCTTATTGGAACAGCAGTCAAAGCTATGTCATGACTAAAGGTTGGAGCCGTTTCGTCAAAGACAAGAAGCTTGACGCTGGAGACATCGTTTCTTTTCAGAGAGACTCCGGTAATAAAGACAAGCTTTACATCGATTGGAGGAGACGACCTAAGATTcccgatcatcatcatcatcatcatcatcatcaagcttcttaTCATCATCAGTTCGCCGGAGCTATGTTCCCTAGGTTTTACACTTTCCCTCATCCTCAGATGCCGGCAAATTACGAAAGTCACAACCTCTATCATCGATTCCATCAACGAGATCTAGGAATTGGTTACTATGTGAGGTCAATGGAGAGGACTAATCCAACGGCTGTGATTGAATCTGTGCCTGTGATGATGCAAAGGCGAGCACAAGTGGCTTCGAGAGGAGAGAAGAGGTTAAGGCTGTTTGGTGTAGACATGGAGTGCGGAGGCGGTGGCGGCGGTGGAGGAAGTGTGAATAGTACGGAGGAAGAGTCCTCATCTTCTGGAGGTAGTATTCCACGTGGCAGCGTGTCTATGGTGGGTGCTGGTTCTCTCCTCCAGTTGAGGTTAGTGAGCAGTGATGATGAGTCTTTAGTAGCAATGGAAGCTGCAAGTCTTGAGGATCATCACTTCTTTACAAAGAAAGGGaaatcttctttgtcttttgatttgGATACATGA